A stretch of Heptranchias perlo isolate sHepPer1 chromosome 36, sHepPer1.hap1, whole genome shotgun sequence DNA encodes these proteins:
- the ercc6 gene encoding DNA excision repair protein ERCC-6 isoform X2: protein MPEEGVPSVDISADWRSPGVADLPAVATSTAPETLQENGFPTNCPDASVSSDTCDSTPCTSATLLPADTRSGQKVLHIDRQQIQAVEQSAQAMELRGLGVDVYDQDVLEQGVLQQVDRAINEASQAAKRAEAEKEYHSVLDELRSTAACLKHTNKIIEQLTPHAAINKEVNRKLESVKRQKENKEKQLKKIVAKQKRLQAVLSGADIQKLEAEFESCDEEPGPSSLGSMLMPVQETEWEHLIRTGQMTPFGTKIPQKEKKNEPRKIMLNEASDFEKYLADQAKMCEIRRKSFKKGTKKKKAAATIQAKAETSDGKAQNLKSGCKKNGAMSRTDRKLKKHLQKLQSRALVNKFKARVPEKTSPQWPEKGREDNGSESEESLYVPDEELLDPDEIEYDDDDELLDNDRLKKVQQKRQKPRRSDEDFSPSSGEDESKHKIKKHKDDGNEELYRKRLRKWKRKRLLEKEERPANGEGAASDESDAEFDEGFKVPGFLWRKLYKYQQTGVRWLWELHCQQAGGILGDEMGLGKTIEIIAFLAGLSYSKIRTRGSNYRYEGLGPVVIVCPATVMHQWVKEFHTWWPSFRVAILHETGSFTSRKERLIREIAACNGILITSYSYVRIMQESIAHYNWHYIILDEGHKIRNPTAAITVACKQFRTPHRIILSGSPMQNNLKELWSLFDFVFPGKLGTLLVFMEQFSVPITMGGYQNASPVQVQTAYKCACVLRDTINPYLLRRLKADVKMNLALPDKNEQVLFCRLTEEQRQVYQSFIDSKEVYQILNRETQVFSGLIALRKICNHPDLFSGGPKILKGVPDEQLTEEEHFGYWKRSGKMIVVDALLKLWYKQGHRVLLFSQSRQMLDILEVFVRNLGYSYFKMDGSTTIASRQPLISRYNKNSSIFVFLLTTRVGGLGVNLTGANRVIIFDPDWNPSTDIQARERAWRIGQKKQVTVYRLLTAGTIEEKIYHRQIFKQFLTNRVLKDPKQRRFFKSNDLIELFTLSSPDGSQGTETSAIFAGTGSDVHVPTTHRKKTGRTSSSPQKRKILPSDQESTKRLKLPHDLPIQCYSEESQSGGFSIGSQNEAKEDNIFSSCENVTQVKLEMKGAELPISSQTEYHGLNINLGSGQLTDSVCKEANSNSNNAECKTLMQSTSTNKAGLSDHDHELGHIVTEEDRKHCALNSETLQNTTGAALVETGKSHRLYHKHQSKTKHQVTEGEQDRALSLYRHKDKHKKHKHHKDAYFEGERIPHLVKRRKMKKEEHEEEQKRKELRRQSDDYVLEKLFKKSGIHSVMKHDVIMESSNPDYVLVEAEANRVAQEALKALKASRQRCLGVSSGTPTRIYGSQLSGAAAGIKLRFGQKKNPLIPISSPSSKSIPDKCKDAAVIEKDKVARSHFSGVATEEEVNRVLPSSSSLLAKMRARNHLTLFQRLESDESSEPTAVPPPVPTEHDDLLVEMRNFIAFQASSDGQATTAELLQEFQSKLSAAQTVVFRELLRNLCTFHRNASGDGIWKLKSEFR, encoded by the exons GTCCACTGCGGCATGTCTGAAACATACAAATAAGATCATTGAGCAGTTGACTCCTCATGCTGCTATAAATAAAGAAGTGAACAGAAAGCTGGAGTCTgtgaaaagacagaaagaaaacaaG GAGAAACAGTTGAAGAAGATAGTGGCCAAACAGAAACGCCTCCAGGCGGTACTCAGTGGTGCTGACATTCAGAAGCTTGAAGCTGAATTCGAATCTTGTGATGAAG AACCAGGCCCTTCATCATTGGGAAGTATGTTGATGCCAGTGCAGGAAACAGAATGGGAGCATTTAATCCGTACGGGACAGATGACGCCTTTTGGCACTAAAATAcctcaaaaagaaaagaaaaatgaacCTCGCAAGATCATGCTGAACGAAGCGTCAGATTTTGAGAAGTATCTGGCTGACCAGGCAAAGATGTGTGAAATACGaagaaaatcttttaaaaaaggaACCAAGAAGAAAAAAGCAGCTGCTACTATTCAGGCCAAAGCCGAGACTTCAGATGGCAAAGCGCAAAATCTAAAAAGTGGCTGCAAGAAAAATGGCGCCATGTCGAGAACTGATCGAAAGCTGAAAAAACATTTGCAGAAACTGCAGAGCAGAGCTCTTGTGAACAAGTTTAAAGCCAGAGTTCCAGAGAAGACTTCCCCTCAATGGCCAGAGAAAGGGCGAGAAGACAATGGCTCAGAGAGTGAAGAGTCGCTGTACGTGCCTGACGAGGAGCTGCTTGACCCAGATGAAATCGAGTATGACGACGATGATGAGTTATTGGATAATGATCGGCTTAAGAAAGTGCAACAGAAAAGGCAAAAACCGAGACGCTCGGATGAGGATTTCTCACCAAGCTCAGGAGAAGATGAATCAAAACACAAAATTAAAAAACACAAGGATGACGGAAATGAGGAGCTATACAGGAAAAGATTAAG GAAATGGAAAAGGAAGCGACTGCTGGAAAAGGAAGAGCGCCCAGCCAACGGAGAAGGTGCTGCGTCTGATGAAAGTGATGCAGAGTTTGATGAGGGGTTCAAGGTGCCGGGTTTCCTTTGGAGAAAGCTATACAA GTATCAACAGACAGGTGTTAGGTGGCTATGGGAATTGCACTGCCAGCAGGCAGGGGGAATTCTGGGAGACGAAATGGGACTGGGCAAGACCATTGAGATAATTGCCTTCTTGGCAGGCCTAAGCTACAGCAAGATAAGGACACGAGGCTCAAATTACAG GTACGAGGGCTTGGGACCTGTGGTTATTGTCTGCCCGGCAACAGTGATGCACCAGTGGGTGAAAGAATTCCACACATGGTGGCCATCATTCAGAGTGGCGATTCTTCATGAGACAGGTTCCTTCACCAGCAGGAAG GAGAGGCTCATTCGAGAAATTGCAGCATGTAATGGTATTCTGATCACCTCTTATTCCTACGTCCGGATTATGCAGGAATCTATTGCACACTACAACTGGCATTATATAATTCTAGATGAAGGGCACAAAATCCGAAACCCAACTGCTGCAATTACTGTTGCATGTAAACAG TTCCGCACACCACATCGCATTATCCTGTCCGGCTCACCAATGCAGAATAACCTGAAGGAGCTCTGGTCCTTGTTTGACTTTGTTTTTCCAGGAAAGCTGGGAACATTGCTAGTCTTTATGGAACAGTTTTCTGTTCCGATCACAATGGGAGGCTATCAAAATGCCTCCCCTGTCCAG GTGCAAACAGCCTATAAATGTGCTTGTGTTTTACGGGACACCATAAATCCATATTTGCTGCGAAGATTAAAAGCAGATGTAAAAATGAATCTGGCATTACCAGACAAGAACGAACAG GTGCTGTTTTGTCGCTTAACAGAAGAACAACGCCAAGTCTACCAATCCTTTATAGATTCCAAGGAGGTCTATCAGATTCTCAACAGAGAAACGCAG GTATTCTCCGGCCTGATAGCTCTCAGGAAGATCTGCAATCACCCCGACCTCTTTTCAGGCGGCCCCAAGATCCTGAAGGGGGTGCCTGATGAGCAGCTGACTGAAGAAGAGCACTTTGGGTATTGGAAGCGGTCTGGAAAGATGATCGTAGTCGATGCCTTGCTAAAACTGTGGTACAAGCAGGGACACCGAGTGTTGCTTTTTTCTCAATCACGACAG ATGCTGGACATCCTGGAGGTGTTTGTACGAAATCTAGGCTAttcttattttaaaatggatggaTCGACTACAATAGCTTCTAGACAGCCGCTCATTTCTAGATACAATAAG AATTCCTCCATATTTGTCTTCCTCCTTACCACTAGAGTTGGTGGTTTGGGAGTTAACTTGACAGGAGCAAACCGAGTTATTATCTTCGACCCTGACTGGAATCCAAGTACTGACATACAG GCCCGAGAACGTGCCTGGAGGATAGGCCAAAAGAAACAAGTTACTGTTTACAGGTTACTGACAGCCGGAACGATTGAAGAAAAGATCTACCACAG GCAAATTTTCAAGCAGTTCCTGACTAATCGCGTATTGAAGGACCCAAAACAGAGACGGTTTTTCAAATCTAATGATCTTATTGAGCTCTTCACACTCAGCAGTCCAGATGGTTCTCAGGGAACAGAAACAAGTGCAATTTTTGCAG GCACAGGTTCAGATGTTCACGTGCCAACCACTCACAGAAAGAAAACTGGGAGAACCTCCAGTTCTCCACAGAAAAGAAAAATCTTGCCATCAGACCAAGAGTCCACCAAGCGTTTAAAGTTACCGCATGATTTGCCTATCCAGTGCTATTCGGAGGAAAGCCAGTCAGGAGGATTTTCTATCGGCTCACAAAATGAAGCGAAAGAGGACAATATTTTTAGCAGTTGTGAAAATGTTACTCAGGTAAAACTAGAAATGAAAGGTGCTGAACTTCCAATTAGTTCACAAACAGAATATCATGGCTTGAACATTAACTTGGGCAGTGGTCAGCTCACCGATTCAGTGTGTAAGGAAGCTAACAGCAATTCTAATAATGCAGAATGTAAAACCTTGATGCAATCTACATCCACCAATAAAGCTGGACTATCTGATCATGACCACGAACTAGGACACATTGTAACGGAGGAGGACAGAAAACACTGTGCTCTGAATTCAGAAACATTGCAAAATACAACTGGCGCTGCTTTGGTTGAAACTGGCAAGAGTCATAGACTTTATCATAAACACCAGTCTAAAACAAAACATCAGGTAACTGAGGGTGAGCAGGATAGAGCCCTTTCACTCTAcagacacaaagataaacacaaaaAACACAAGCATCACAAAGATGCATATTTTGAAGGTGAGCGCATTCCACACTTGGTAAAGAGGCGGAAAATGAAAAAGGAGGAACACGAGGAAGAGCAGAAAAGGAAGGAACTCCGCCGGCAGAGTGACGATTATGTGTTGGAAAAACTCTTCAAAAAGTCTG GAATCCACAGTGTGATGAAGCATGATGTTATTATGGAGTCATCCAACCCTGATTATGTATTAGTCGAAGCAGAAGCTAATCGAGTTGCACAGGAGGCTTTGAAAGCACTAAAGGCCTCAAGACAGCGTTGCCTGGGTGTATCATCTGGCACGCCAACCAGGATCTACGGCAGTCAACTGTCAGGAGCAGCAGCTGGCATAAA GCTGCGATTTGGTCAGAAGAAAAACCCACTGATTCCAATTAGCAGCCCTTCTTCCAAATCCATTCCAGACAAATGCAAG GATGCTGCTGTCATTGAAAAGGACAAAGTTGCCCGATCTCATTTCAGTGGTGTTGCGACGGAAGAGGAGGTGAATCGTGTACTTCCATCTTCCTCCTCGCTGCTGGCCAAAATGCGAGCGAGGAACCACCTGACTCTCTTCCAAAGGCTCGAAAGCGACGAGAGCTCCGAGCCCACAGCAGTGCCACCCCCGGTTCCAACCGAGCATGATGACCTGTTGGTGGAAATGCGGAACTTCATTGCATTCCAGGCTAGTAGCGATGGGCAAGCCACAACTGCAGAGCTATTACAAGAGTTCCAGTCCAAGCTATCAGCCGCACAGACCGTTGTTTTCCGAGAACTTCTCAGGAACTTGTGCACTTTCCACAGAAACGCATCTGGGGACGGAATCTGGAAACTGAAATCAGAATTTCGCTGA
- the ercc6 gene encoding DNA excision repair protein ERCC-6 isoform X1, with product MRLHTMPEEGVPSVDISADWRSPGVADLPAVATSTAPETLQENGFPTNCPDASVSSDTCDSTPCTSATLLPADTRSGQKVLHIDRQQIQAVEQSAQAMELRGLGVDVYDQDVLEQGVLQQVDRAINEASQAAKRAEAEKEYHSVLDELRSTAACLKHTNKIIEQLTPHAAINKEVNRKLESVKRQKENKEKQLKKIVAKQKRLQAVLSGADIQKLEAEFESCDEEPGPSSLGSMLMPVQETEWEHLIRTGQMTPFGTKIPQKEKKNEPRKIMLNEASDFEKYLADQAKMCEIRRKSFKKGTKKKKAAATIQAKAETSDGKAQNLKSGCKKNGAMSRTDRKLKKHLQKLQSRALVNKFKARVPEKTSPQWPEKGREDNGSESEESLYVPDEELLDPDEIEYDDDDELLDNDRLKKVQQKRQKPRRSDEDFSPSSGEDESKHKIKKHKDDGNEELYRKRLRKWKRKRLLEKEERPANGEGAASDESDAEFDEGFKVPGFLWRKLYKYQQTGVRWLWELHCQQAGGILGDEMGLGKTIEIIAFLAGLSYSKIRTRGSNYRYEGLGPVVIVCPATVMHQWVKEFHTWWPSFRVAILHETGSFTSRKERLIREIAACNGILITSYSYVRIMQESIAHYNWHYIILDEGHKIRNPTAAITVACKQFRTPHRIILSGSPMQNNLKELWSLFDFVFPGKLGTLLVFMEQFSVPITMGGYQNASPVQVQTAYKCACVLRDTINPYLLRRLKADVKMNLALPDKNEQVLFCRLTEEQRQVYQSFIDSKEVYQILNRETQVFSGLIALRKICNHPDLFSGGPKILKGVPDEQLTEEEHFGYWKRSGKMIVVDALLKLWYKQGHRVLLFSQSRQMLDILEVFVRNLGYSYFKMDGSTTIASRQPLISRYNKNSSIFVFLLTTRVGGLGVNLTGANRVIIFDPDWNPSTDIQARERAWRIGQKKQVTVYRLLTAGTIEEKIYHRQIFKQFLTNRVLKDPKQRRFFKSNDLIELFTLSSPDGSQGTETSAIFAGTGSDVHVPTTHRKKTGRTSSSPQKRKILPSDQESTKRLKLPHDLPIQCYSEESQSGGFSIGSQNEAKEDNIFSSCENVTQVKLEMKGAELPISSQTEYHGLNINLGSGQLTDSVCKEANSNSNNAECKTLMQSTSTNKAGLSDHDHELGHIVTEEDRKHCALNSETLQNTTGAALVETGKSHRLYHKHQSKTKHQVTEGEQDRALSLYRHKDKHKKHKHHKDAYFEGERIPHLVKRRKMKKEEHEEEQKRKELRRQSDDYVLEKLFKKSGIHSVMKHDVIMESSNPDYVLVEAEANRVAQEALKALKASRQRCLGVSSGTPTRIYGSQLSGAAAGIKLRFGQKKNPLIPISSPSSKSIPDKCKDAAVIEKDKVARSHFSGVATEEEVNRVLPSSSSLLAKMRARNHLTLFQRLESDESSEPTAVPPPVPTEHDDLLVEMRNFIAFQASSDGQATTAELLQEFQSKLSAAQTVVFRELLRNLCTFHRNASGDGIWKLKSEFR from the exons GTCCACTGCGGCATGTCTGAAACATACAAATAAGATCATTGAGCAGTTGACTCCTCATGCTGCTATAAATAAAGAAGTGAACAGAAAGCTGGAGTCTgtgaaaagacagaaagaaaacaaG GAGAAACAGTTGAAGAAGATAGTGGCCAAACAGAAACGCCTCCAGGCGGTACTCAGTGGTGCTGACATTCAGAAGCTTGAAGCTGAATTCGAATCTTGTGATGAAG AACCAGGCCCTTCATCATTGGGAAGTATGTTGATGCCAGTGCAGGAAACAGAATGGGAGCATTTAATCCGTACGGGACAGATGACGCCTTTTGGCACTAAAATAcctcaaaaagaaaagaaaaatgaacCTCGCAAGATCATGCTGAACGAAGCGTCAGATTTTGAGAAGTATCTGGCTGACCAGGCAAAGATGTGTGAAATACGaagaaaatcttttaaaaaaggaACCAAGAAGAAAAAAGCAGCTGCTACTATTCAGGCCAAAGCCGAGACTTCAGATGGCAAAGCGCAAAATCTAAAAAGTGGCTGCAAGAAAAATGGCGCCATGTCGAGAACTGATCGAAAGCTGAAAAAACATTTGCAGAAACTGCAGAGCAGAGCTCTTGTGAACAAGTTTAAAGCCAGAGTTCCAGAGAAGACTTCCCCTCAATGGCCAGAGAAAGGGCGAGAAGACAATGGCTCAGAGAGTGAAGAGTCGCTGTACGTGCCTGACGAGGAGCTGCTTGACCCAGATGAAATCGAGTATGACGACGATGATGAGTTATTGGATAATGATCGGCTTAAGAAAGTGCAACAGAAAAGGCAAAAACCGAGACGCTCGGATGAGGATTTCTCACCAAGCTCAGGAGAAGATGAATCAAAACACAAAATTAAAAAACACAAGGATGACGGAAATGAGGAGCTATACAGGAAAAGATTAAG GAAATGGAAAAGGAAGCGACTGCTGGAAAAGGAAGAGCGCCCAGCCAACGGAGAAGGTGCTGCGTCTGATGAAAGTGATGCAGAGTTTGATGAGGGGTTCAAGGTGCCGGGTTTCCTTTGGAGAAAGCTATACAA GTATCAACAGACAGGTGTTAGGTGGCTATGGGAATTGCACTGCCAGCAGGCAGGGGGAATTCTGGGAGACGAAATGGGACTGGGCAAGACCATTGAGATAATTGCCTTCTTGGCAGGCCTAAGCTACAGCAAGATAAGGACACGAGGCTCAAATTACAG GTACGAGGGCTTGGGACCTGTGGTTATTGTCTGCCCGGCAACAGTGATGCACCAGTGGGTGAAAGAATTCCACACATGGTGGCCATCATTCAGAGTGGCGATTCTTCATGAGACAGGTTCCTTCACCAGCAGGAAG GAGAGGCTCATTCGAGAAATTGCAGCATGTAATGGTATTCTGATCACCTCTTATTCCTACGTCCGGATTATGCAGGAATCTATTGCACACTACAACTGGCATTATATAATTCTAGATGAAGGGCACAAAATCCGAAACCCAACTGCTGCAATTACTGTTGCATGTAAACAG TTCCGCACACCACATCGCATTATCCTGTCCGGCTCACCAATGCAGAATAACCTGAAGGAGCTCTGGTCCTTGTTTGACTTTGTTTTTCCAGGAAAGCTGGGAACATTGCTAGTCTTTATGGAACAGTTTTCTGTTCCGATCACAATGGGAGGCTATCAAAATGCCTCCCCTGTCCAG GTGCAAACAGCCTATAAATGTGCTTGTGTTTTACGGGACACCATAAATCCATATTTGCTGCGAAGATTAAAAGCAGATGTAAAAATGAATCTGGCATTACCAGACAAGAACGAACAG GTGCTGTTTTGTCGCTTAACAGAAGAACAACGCCAAGTCTACCAATCCTTTATAGATTCCAAGGAGGTCTATCAGATTCTCAACAGAGAAACGCAG GTATTCTCCGGCCTGATAGCTCTCAGGAAGATCTGCAATCACCCCGACCTCTTTTCAGGCGGCCCCAAGATCCTGAAGGGGGTGCCTGATGAGCAGCTGACTGAAGAAGAGCACTTTGGGTATTGGAAGCGGTCTGGAAAGATGATCGTAGTCGATGCCTTGCTAAAACTGTGGTACAAGCAGGGACACCGAGTGTTGCTTTTTTCTCAATCACGACAG ATGCTGGACATCCTGGAGGTGTTTGTACGAAATCTAGGCTAttcttattttaaaatggatggaTCGACTACAATAGCTTCTAGACAGCCGCTCATTTCTAGATACAATAAG AATTCCTCCATATTTGTCTTCCTCCTTACCACTAGAGTTGGTGGTTTGGGAGTTAACTTGACAGGAGCAAACCGAGTTATTATCTTCGACCCTGACTGGAATCCAAGTACTGACATACAG GCCCGAGAACGTGCCTGGAGGATAGGCCAAAAGAAACAAGTTACTGTTTACAGGTTACTGACAGCCGGAACGATTGAAGAAAAGATCTACCACAG GCAAATTTTCAAGCAGTTCCTGACTAATCGCGTATTGAAGGACCCAAAACAGAGACGGTTTTTCAAATCTAATGATCTTATTGAGCTCTTCACACTCAGCAGTCCAGATGGTTCTCAGGGAACAGAAACAAGTGCAATTTTTGCAG GCACAGGTTCAGATGTTCACGTGCCAACCACTCACAGAAAGAAAACTGGGAGAACCTCCAGTTCTCCACAGAAAAGAAAAATCTTGCCATCAGACCAAGAGTCCACCAAGCGTTTAAAGTTACCGCATGATTTGCCTATCCAGTGCTATTCGGAGGAAAGCCAGTCAGGAGGATTTTCTATCGGCTCACAAAATGAAGCGAAAGAGGACAATATTTTTAGCAGTTGTGAAAATGTTACTCAGGTAAAACTAGAAATGAAAGGTGCTGAACTTCCAATTAGTTCACAAACAGAATATCATGGCTTGAACATTAACTTGGGCAGTGGTCAGCTCACCGATTCAGTGTGTAAGGAAGCTAACAGCAATTCTAATAATGCAGAATGTAAAACCTTGATGCAATCTACATCCACCAATAAAGCTGGACTATCTGATCATGACCACGAACTAGGACACATTGTAACGGAGGAGGACAGAAAACACTGTGCTCTGAATTCAGAAACATTGCAAAATACAACTGGCGCTGCTTTGGTTGAAACTGGCAAGAGTCATAGACTTTATCATAAACACCAGTCTAAAACAAAACATCAGGTAACTGAGGGTGAGCAGGATAGAGCCCTTTCACTCTAcagacacaaagataaacacaaaaAACACAAGCATCACAAAGATGCATATTTTGAAGGTGAGCGCATTCCACACTTGGTAAAGAGGCGGAAAATGAAAAAGGAGGAACACGAGGAAGAGCAGAAAAGGAAGGAACTCCGCCGGCAGAGTGACGATTATGTGTTGGAAAAACTCTTCAAAAAGTCTG GAATCCACAGTGTGATGAAGCATGATGTTATTATGGAGTCATCCAACCCTGATTATGTATTAGTCGAAGCAGAAGCTAATCGAGTTGCACAGGAGGCTTTGAAAGCACTAAAGGCCTCAAGACAGCGTTGCCTGGGTGTATCATCTGGCACGCCAACCAGGATCTACGGCAGTCAACTGTCAGGAGCAGCAGCTGGCATAAA GCTGCGATTTGGTCAGAAGAAAAACCCACTGATTCCAATTAGCAGCCCTTCTTCCAAATCCATTCCAGACAAATGCAAG GATGCTGCTGTCATTGAAAAGGACAAAGTTGCCCGATCTCATTTCAGTGGTGTTGCGACGGAAGAGGAGGTGAATCGTGTACTTCCATCTTCCTCCTCGCTGCTGGCCAAAATGCGAGCGAGGAACCACCTGACTCTCTTCCAAAGGCTCGAAAGCGACGAGAGCTCCGAGCCCACAGCAGTGCCACCCCCGGTTCCAACCGAGCATGATGACCTGTTGGTGGAAATGCGGAACTTCATTGCATTCCAGGCTAGTAGCGATGGGCAAGCCACAACTGCAGAGCTATTACAAGAGTTCCAGTCCAAGCTATCAGCCGCACAGACCGTTGTTTTCCGAGAACTTCTCAGGAACTTGTGCACTTTCCACAGAAACGCATCTGGGGACGGAATCTGGAAACTGAAATCAGAATTTCGCTGA